A stretch of the Pseudomonas sp. ACM7 genome encodes the following:
- a CDS encoding J domain-containing protein, translating to MNCWAILGLEADADSRSIKRQYATLLKVHRPDEDPTGFQRLREAYEQAMEWSRREPTVVRQALAPSLEAELSFELEHVRFEQRTGAQQAEQLLADVTVERLDERLAQARVSHCAREFEDQLLMMCLSPRDDGMLLAAWGLVQFNWLSAWQRLDLSSQALELLLRAYCKHVEKDLRELLDAGQVDAFIERFVALKQADWLQPFERHDWFNETLARLLVDSSFWSVHVFETLCSHQHWYVAANEAEIEGRCPPPYWTALLQRRDDQVFVETLERLADLNDREPQSRAARLLLTPMTDTERSAFARRFFEADWNACRTLSEKLQRLGPARCRQMPNGDPFFWKPLVQPRQTWPMFAGLLGASLTWAAGEYLSDKSGIGASFAAILFWLCVLATPSAALLWVWCPTADRFWSLDVRLSRAVSPRLSLRRPAPLVLRELLPCWLMGALTWACCGAAAFASYTVVVLALGGLSRIAWPETLHIKPPKVRLPALGRAPSIALMIGVIGLTLLFYTIASSQLMGPDQGLQPFSKRSCSGPLDSRQECRIAPTQEQWYGQSRAQEGHR from the coding sequence GTGAATTGCTGGGCCATTCTGGGGCTGGAAGCCGATGCTGACTCACGCAGCATCAAACGCCAATACGCAACGCTTCTCAAGGTACACCGCCCGGATGAAGACCCGACCGGTTTTCAGCGTCTGCGCGAAGCCTACGAGCAGGCGATGGAGTGGAGCCGCCGCGAACCCACGGTTGTACGACAGGCTCTTGCTCCGTCACTTGAAGCGGAGCTCAGTTTCGAGCTGGAACATGTACGGTTTGAACAGCGCACCGGAGCGCAACAGGCCGAGCAGTTACTGGCAGACGTTACGGTAGAGCGGCTCGATGAACGTCTGGCGCAGGCACGGGTGTCTCACTGCGCCCGAGAGTTCGAAGATCAGTTGTTGATGATGTGCCTGTCACCGCGCGACGACGGGATGTTGCTGGCCGCCTGGGGGCTGGTGCAGTTCAACTGGCTCAGTGCCTGGCAACGCCTGGATTTATCCTCGCAAGCGCTGGAGTTGCTGCTTCGCGCTTACTGTAAGCATGTGGAAAAGGACTTGCGCGAGTTGCTTGACGCGGGCCAGGTCGACGCGTTCATCGAGCGCTTTGTGGCGCTCAAACAGGCCGACTGGTTGCAGCCGTTCGAACGCCACGACTGGTTTAATGAAACCCTGGCCCGTTTACTGGTGGATTCGAGCTTCTGGTCGGTCCACGTGTTCGAAACGCTGTGTTCACATCAGCACTGGTACGTCGCCGCGAACGAAGCCGAAATCGAAGGGCGTTGCCCGCCACCTTATTGGACGGCACTGTTGCAGCGCCGAGATGACCAGGTTTTTGTTGAAACCCTGGAACGTCTGGCCGACCTGAATGATCGTGAGCCCCAGAGCCGCGCAGCACGCTTGTTACTGACGCCAATGACCGACACCGAGCGAAGCGCCTTCGCCCGGAGGTTTTTTGAAGCGGACTGGAATGCCTGTCGCACCCTCAGCGAGAAGCTCCAGCGCCTGGGCCCGGCCCGATGCCGCCAAATGCCAAACGGCGATCCATTTTTCTGGAAGCCCCTTGTGCAGCCCCGCCAGACCTGGCCCATGTTTGCCGGGTTGCTGGGGGCATCACTTACCTGGGCAGCCGGTGAATACCTCAGTGATAAATCGGGTATCGGCGCAAGCTTTGCCGCGATTCTGTTCTGGCTGTGCGTGTTGGCTACGCCGAGCGCGGCATTGTTGTGGGTCTGGTGCCCGACGGCGGACCGGTTCTGGTCATTGGACGTGCGTTTGAGTCGCGCTGTTTCGCCTCGACTCAGCCTCAGACGCCCTGCGCCGCTAGTGCTGCGCGAGTTGCTGCCCTGCTGGTTGATGGGGGCGCTGACATGGGCCTGTTGTGGCGCGGCGGCATTTGCCAGCTACACGGTGGTGGTGCTAGCGCTAGGAGGATTGAGTCGTATCGCCTGGCCGGAAACGCTGCACATCAAGCCTCCCAAGGTTCGGCTGCCCGCTTTGGGACGCGCACCGTCGATTGCTCTGATGATTGGGGTCATTGGTCTGACGCTCCTGTTTTACACCATTGCCAGCAGTCAGTTGATGGGCCCGGATCAAGGATTACAACCTTTTTCCAAACGCAGTTGCAGTGGGCCCCTCGACAGCCGTCAGGAATGCCGGATCGCCCCCACGCAGGAGCAATGGTATGGGCAATCACGCGCGCAGGAGGGTCATCGATGA
- a CDS encoding molecular chaperone HscC, translated as MIVGIDLGTTNSLVAVWRNGAPELVPNALESLLTPSVVGLDDEGRVLVGQAAKERLQTHPQLTAALFKRHMGSAHELRLGTRSFRPEELSALVLRSLKEDVERLYGETVTEAVISVPAYFNDAQRKATKIAGELAGLKVERLINEPTAAALAYGLHQRDSASSFLVFDLGGGTFDVSILELFDGVMEVRASAGDNFLGGEDFDTVLVQAFVAAHANCSDMPSPTEPTIAHRLRREAERVRHALGQADSATFVLRHGSGQWEQTFTQTQLAELCAPLLVRLRTPIETALRDARIRPSELDEVLLVGGTTRMPMIRRMVAGLFGRFPSIALNPDESIALGAAVQAALKARDAALEEVVLTDVCPYTLGIEVAVSVGESTQAGHYLPIIERNCVVPVSRVKTVSTLRHHQRVVQLKIYQGESRWVKENIYLGEMDIEVPVAPAGEISIDVRFTYDNNGLLEAEALINRTGERRTLVIENNPGVLAPKEIQQRLTALANLKVHPREQQVNSLLNARLERLYQESLGDLRQRLDHMANRFQQMLNTQDERAIRELRLQLTQQLDELEQGLWR; from the coding sequence ATGATCGTCGGCATTGATTTGGGCACCACCAATAGCCTGGTTGCCGTTTGGCGCAACGGCGCGCCCGAACTGGTTCCCAACGCTCTGGAAAGTCTACTGACCCCAAGCGTGGTGGGCCTTGACGACGAAGGTCGAGTGCTGGTCGGTCAGGCTGCAAAGGAACGTTTGCAGACTCATCCACAGTTGACGGCGGCATTGTTCAAACGACACATGGGCAGCGCTCATGAACTTCGTCTCGGCACCCGATCGTTCCGCCCGGAAGAGCTGTCGGCACTGGTGTTGCGCAGCCTGAAGGAAGACGTCGAACGCCTCTACGGAGAAACTGTCACTGAAGCAGTGATCAGCGTACCCGCCTATTTCAACGACGCTCAACGCAAAGCCACGAAAATCGCTGGCGAATTGGCCGGCCTCAAGGTCGAACGACTGATCAACGAACCGACTGCCGCGGCCCTCGCTTATGGACTGCATCAACGCGACAGCGCCAGTTCGTTTCTGGTGTTCGACCTCGGTGGCGGCACCTTCGATGTGTCGATCCTCGAACTGTTCGACGGCGTCATGGAAGTGCGCGCCAGCGCTGGCGACAACTTTCTCGGCGGCGAAGACTTCGACACCGTGCTGGTTCAGGCCTTTGTCGCCGCACACGCCAACTGTAGCGACATGCCCTCACCGACGGAACCGACTATCGCCCATCGCCTGCGCCGCGAAGCCGAGCGCGTGCGCCATGCCCTTGGCCAGGCCGACAGCGCGACCTTCGTCCTGCGCCATGGCTCCGGTCAATGGGAGCAGACGTTCACCCAGACACAGTTGGCCGAACTCTGCGCGCCGCTGCTCGTGCGTCTGCGCACACCGATCGAAACCGCGCTGCGCGACGCGCGTATTCGGCCATCGGAGCTGGATGAAGTCCTGCTGGTGGGCGGCACGACCCGCATGCCAATGATCCGGCGGATGGTGGCCGGGTTGTTCGGTCGGTTCCCTTCGATTGCGCTTAACCCGGACGAATCGATTGCACTGGGCGCAGCGGTGCAGGCAGCCCTGAAGGCACGGGATGCCGCACTCGAAGAGGTGGTGTTGACCGATGTTTGCCCCTACACCTTGGGCATCGAAGTCGCGGTCAGCGTCGGCGAAAGTACGCAAGCGGGTCATTACCTGCCAATTATCGAGCGTAACTGCGTGGTCCCGGTGAGCCGGGTCAAAACCGTCTCGACCCTGCGCCACCATCAGCGCGTTGTGCAGTTGAAGATTTACCAGGGCGAAAGTCGTTGGGTAAAAGAAAACATTTATCTGGGGGAAATGGACATCGAGGTGCCCGTGGCGCCGGCTGGCGAGATCAGCATCGATGTACGCTTCACTTACGATAACAACGGCCTGCTCGAAGCCGAGGCGCTGATAAATCGTACCGGTGAGCGTCGGACCCTGGTGATCGAAAACAATCCCGGTGTACTCGCCCCTAAAGAGATTCAGCAACGCCTGACTGCGCTGGCCAACCTCAAGGTTCACCCGCGCGAGCAACAGGTCAACAGCCTGCTAAATGCCCGTCTCGAGCGCCTCTATCAGGAAAGCCTCGGCGATTTGCGCCAACGGCTCGATCACATGGCCAACCGTTTCCAGCAGATGCTCAACACCCAGGACGAACGAGCGATACGCGAACTGCGCTTGCAACTGACGCAACAGCTCGATGAACTGGAACAGGGGCTGTGGCGGTGA
- a CDS encoding AMP-binding protein — MRDYLSATSQFNYQHTVDAALDGDLTALNACVECCDRHALPGRIALFWEGRDGASATYTFSDLQDKAARFANFLLAQGVKKGDKVAGLLPRNIELLITVFATWRIGAVYQPLFTAFGPKAIEHRLSSSGAKVVVTDAGNRSKLTEVADCPTIVTVAGPKGQGIVRGDYSFWAELANYSPECEPVLLTGEDPFLLMFTSGTTGPSKALSVPLKAIVAFQSYTRDAVDLRPEDAFWNVADPGWAYGIYFGVTGPMAMGHPITFYDGPFTLESTCRVINKYGITNLTGSPTAYRLLIAGGDEFARSIKGKLRIVSSAGEPLNPEVIRWFADNLGVVIHDHYGQTELGMVLCNHHGLEHPIHMGAAGFASPGHRIVVLDDEYKELGVGQPGILAIDRTQSPMCWFAGYEGAPTKAFVGNYYLSGDTVEWNPDGSISFVGRSDDVITTSGYRVGPFDVESALIEHPAVVEAAVVGKPDPERTELVKAFVVLSPQYRAAPELAEELRQHVRKRLAAHSYPREIEFVSELPKTPSGKLQRFILRNQEIAKAQEAAAKNVSA, encoded by the coding sequence ATGCGCGATTATTTGTCTGCTACCTCACAGTTCAATTATCAGCACACCGTCGACGCCGCGCTCGACGGCGATTTGACTGCCCTCAACGCCTGTGTCGAGTGTTGCGACCGGCATGCCTTGCCGGGGCGCATCGCGCTGTTCTGGGAAGGTCGCGATGGCGCCAGCGCGACCTACACCTTCAGCGACTTGCAGGACAAAGCCGCGCGTTTCGCCAATTTCCTGCTGGCCCAAGGCGTGAAAAAAGGCGACAAGGTTGCCGGTCTCCTGCCACGTAACATCGAATTGCTCATCACCGTCTTCGCCACCTGGCGCATCGGCGCGGTCTACCAGCCGCTGTTCACGGCATTCGGCCCGAAAGCCATCGAACACCGCCTCAGCTCCTCTGGCGCCAAAGTGGTCGTCACCGATGCGGGCAATCGCTCCAAACTCACTGAAGTCGCCGACTGCCCGACCATCGTCACCGTCGCCGGCCCCAAAGGCCAAGGCATCGTCCGCGGCGATTACAGCTTCTGGGCCGAACTGGCCAATTATTCTCCTGAGTGCGAACCGGTCCTGCTGACCGGCGAAGACCCGTTCCTGCTGATGTTCACCTCGGGCACCACCGGTCCGTCGAAAGCGCTGTCCGTTCCGCTCAAGGCCATCGTCGCCTTCCAGAGCTACACCCGTGACGCCGTGGACTTGCGCCCTGAAGACGCCTTCTGGAACGTCGCCGATCCGGGCTGGGCCTATGGCATCTATTTCGGTGTTACAGGTCCCATGGCCATGGGGCATCCGATCACCTTTTACGATGGCCCGTTCACCCTCGAAAGCACCTGCCGGGTGATCAACAAATACGGGATCACCAACCTCACCGGCTCGCCGACGGCCTATCGCCTGTTGATCGCGGGTGGCGACGAGTTCGCCCGCTCGATCAAGGGCAAGCTGCGCATCGTCAGCAGCGCCGGCGAGCCGCTGAACCCGGAAGTGATTCGCTGGTTCGCCGACAACCTCGGCGTGGTCATTCACGATCATTACGGCCAGACCGAACTGGGCATGGTGCTGTGCAATCACCATGGCCTGGAGCATCCGATCCACATGGGGGCCGCCGGTTTCGCTTCGCCGGGCCACCGCATCGTGGTGCTGGATGACGAGTACAAAGAACTCGGCGTCGGTCAGCCGGGCATTCTGGCCATCGATCGCACCCAATCGCCGATGTGCTGGTTCGCCGGTTACGAAGGCGCACCGACCAAGGCCTTCGTCGGCAACTATTACCTGAGCGGCGACACCGTCGAGTGGAACCCGGACGGCAGCATCAGCTTCGTCGGTCGCAGCGACGACGTGATCACCACCTCCGGTTATCGCGTCGGTCCGTTCGACGTGGAAAGCGCGTTGATCGAACACCCGGCCGTGGTCGAAGCGGCCGTGGTCGGCAAACCCGATCCGGAGCGCACCGAACTGGTCAAAGCCTTTGTCGTGCTCAGCCCGCAATACCGTGCTGCGCCGGAGCTGGCCGAAGAGCTGCGCCAACACGTGCGCAAACGACTGGCCGCGCACTCGTACCCCCGTGAAATTGAATTTGTCAGCGAATTGCCGAAAACCCCTAGCGGCAAATTGCAGCGCTTTATCTTGCGCAACCAGGAAATCGCCAAGGCTCAAGAGGCCGCCGCGAAGAACGTTTCAGCTTGA
- a CDS encoding TetR/AcrR family transcriptional regulator, with amino-acid sequence MNEITSNDTRDIILDVTEKLIYKSGIAATGMDLLVKTAGVSRKSIYRYFANKEELTVAALQRRDVRWMHWYKSEVDQAETPADRLLNLFTVLKAWFASEGFRGCAFINTSGETGDPQDPVRLVAKDHKQKLLDYVRELCTEHGATDPETLAKQLLILIDGAITVALVMGDHSAADNAQCMARKLLDL; translated from the coding sequence ATGAACGAAATCACCAGCAACGACACACGCGACATCATTCTGGATGTCACCGAAAAGTTGATCTACAAAAGTGGCATCGCTGCCACCGGGATGGATCTTCTGGTGAAAACCGCCGGCGTCTCCAGAAAGAGTATTTACCGCTACTTCGCCAACAAGGAGGAGCTCACCGTCGCGGCCCTGCAACGCCGTGATGTGCGCTGGATGCACTGGTACAAAAGCGAAGTCGACCAGGCCGAAACACCGGCCGACCGGCTGCTCAACCTGTTTACCGTACTCAAGGCCTGGTTTGCCTCCGAAGGCTTCCGTGGCTGTGCATTCATCAATACCAGCGGCGAAACCGGCGACCCGCAAGACCCGGTTCGCCTGGTTGCCAAAGACCATAAACAGAAGCTGCTCGACTACGTGCGCGAGCTCTGCACCGAACATGGCGCCACAGACCCGGAGACGCTGGCCAAACAGCTGCTGATCCTGATCGACGGTGCCATTACCGTGGCGCTTGTCATGGGTGATCACAGTGCCGCCGATAATGCGCAATGCATGGCGCGAAAGTTATTGGACCTGTAA
- the sfnG gene encoding dimethylsulfone monooxygenase SfnG, producing the protein MSQQAVKFAYWVPNVSGGLVVSKIEQRTHWGIDYNRKLAQLAEEAGFEYALTQIRFTAGYGAEYQHESVAFSHALLAATTKLKVIAAILPGPWQPALAAKQLATIDQLTNGRVAVNIVSGWFKGEFQAIGEHWLEHDERYRRSEEFIRSLKGIWSQDNFTFRGDFYRFDNYSLKPKPLGQPEIFQGGSSRAARDMAARVSDWYFTNGNTPEGIKAQVDDIRAKAAVNNHSVKVGVNAFVIARDTEEEARAVLAQIIDQADPEAVNAFGDAAKQAGRASPEGEGNWAKSTFEDLVQYNDGFKTNLIGTPQQIAERIVALKAVGVDLVLAGFLHFQEEVEYFGQRVLPLVRELEAKAAAKQQAAVA; encoded by the coding sequence ATGAGTCAGCAAGCCGTCAAATTTGCCTACTGGGTGCCGAACGTCAGCGGCGGGCTGGTGGTCAGCAAGATCGAGCAACGCACCCACTGGGGCATCGACTACAACCGCAAACTGGCGCAACTGGCCGAAGAGGCGGGGTTTGAATACGCCTTGACGCAGATCCGCTTCACCGCCGGTTACGGCGCCGAGTACCAGCACGAATCCGTCGCCTTCAGCCATGCGCTGCTGGCCGCCACCACCAAACTGAAAGTGATCGCCGCCATCCTGCCCGGCCCTTGGCAACCGGCGCTGGCGGCCAAGCAATTGGCAACCATCGACCAGCTGACTAACGGCCGGGTGGCGGTGAACATCGTCAGCGGCTGGTTCAAGGGTGAGTTCCAGGCGATTGGCGAACACTGGCTGGAACACGACGAGCGTTATCGCCGCTCCGAGGAATTCATCCGCTCGCTGAAGGGCATCTGGAGCCAGGACAACTTTACTTTTCGCGGTGACTTCTACCGCTTCGACAACTACAGCCTCAAACCCAAACCGCTGGGTCAGCCGGAAATCTTCCAGGGTGGCAGTTCCCGCGCAGCTCGGGACATGGCGGCACGGGTTTCGGACTGGTACTTCACCAACGGCAACACCCCGGAAGGCATCAAGGCCCAGGTCGATGACATCCGCGCCAAGGCTGCGGTGAACAACCATTCGGTGAAAGTCGGCGTGAACGCGTTTGTCATTGCCCGCGACACCGAAGAAGAAGCGCGAGCCGTGCTGGCGCAAATCATCGATCAGGCAGACCCCGAGGCGGTGAATGCGTTTGGCGATGCGGCGAAGCAGGCAGGCAGGGCTTCACCTGAGGGCGAGGGCAACTGGGCCAAGTCGACGTTCGAGGATCTGGTGCAGTACAACGACGGTTTCAAGACCAACCTGATCGGTACGCCGCAGCAGATTGCCGAGCGGATCGTTGCGCTGAAAGCGGTGGGCGTGGACCTGGTGTTGGCGGGGTTTCTGCACTTTCAGGAAGAGGTGGAGTATTTCGGTCAGCGGGTGTTGCCGTTGGTACGTGAGCTGGAAGCAAAAGCAGCGGCCAAGCAGCAGGCCGCGGTAGCCTGA
- a CDS encoding AraC family transcriptional regulator, translating into MSEKDTISIQLVREALLQSCAPGATTDEVLNKVGIDPALLETTTARVPATAYARLWRLLARRRDDEFFGMDPRKLKSGSLEFLCRCSMVQPSLAAGLTSGLSFLSLMLEHLPAQLVRQQSLAEIVLLEDDQDPRRAFTYFTYWMIVHGVACWLAGRRIPILAIELRCPAPDFCDDYQVMFSENLRFDRPRTRMIFSAECLDLPIKRSPEELKRFLAHAPANILVKYRDPQSLASRIKHDLRQLPAEHWPETEALAQQLCMSASTLRRRLAEEGQTYQGLKDSVRKELAIVWLAEPTISFAEIATRLGFADASSFYKAFRKWSGSNPGHYRSLILNEAS; encoded by the coding sequence ATGTCGGAAAAAGACACCATCTCCATTCAACTGGTGCGTGAAGCGCTGTTGCAGAGTTGCGCCCCCGGAGCGACCACCGATGAGGTGTTGAACAAGGTCGGCATCGATCCGGCGCTGCTGGAAACCACCACTGCCCGCGTGCCGGCTACCGCTTACGCAAGACTGTGGCGCTTGTTGGCCCGGCGCCGGGACGATGAGTTTTTTGGCATGGACCCGCGCAAACTCAAATCCGGCAGCCTGGAGTTTCTCTGTCGCTGCTCCATGGTCCAGCCGAGCCTGGCCGCCGGCCTGACTTCGGGTTTGAGCTTTCTATCGTTGATGCTCGAACACCTGCCCGCGCAGTTGGTTCGTCAGCAAAGCCTGGCGGAAATCGTCTTGCTCGAAGACGACCAGGACCCGCGCCGCGCCTTCACTTATTTCACGTATTGGATGATCGTTCACGGTGTCGCCTGCTGGCTGGCGGGGCGACGGATTCCGATCCTGGCCATCGAGTTGCGCTGCCCGGCACCGGACTTCTGCGATGACTATCAGGTGATGTTCTCCGAGAACCTGCGTTTCGACCGGCCGCGCACGCGGATGATTTTTTCGGCCGAGTGCCTGGACTTGCCGATCAAGCGCAGCCCGGAAGAACTCAAGCGTTTCCTGGCCCATGCGCCGGCCAATATTCTGGTCAAGTACCGTGACCCGCAGAGCCTGGCCAGCCGGATCAAGCACGATTTGCGGCAACTGCCCGCCGAACACTGGCCGGAAACCGAGGCCCTGGCGCAACAGCTGTGCATGTCGGCGTCGACCCTGCGTCGGCGCCTGGCCGAAGAGGGCCAGACTTATCAAGGGCTCAAGGACAGCGTGCGCAAGGAACTGGCGATTGTCTGGCTGGCAGAACCTACCATCAGCTTTGCCGAGATCGCCACGCGTTTAGGGTTTGCCGACGCCAGCTCGTTCTACAAAGCGTTTCGCAAGTGGTCGGGGTCAAATCCGGGGCACTACCGGAGTTTGATCCTCAACGAAGCGAGCTGA
- the pssA gene encoding CDP-diacylglycerol--serine O-phosphatidyltransferase, which translates to MPSLFKRSLLPKLRSFPLTADAVTILSGAAEFRRCLLEKIASATQRIYIVALYLQQDEAGQEILDALHAAKLARPELDVVVVVDWLRAQRGLIGAGKQPGNSAWYQETTRTHASEVPVYGVPVQTRELFGVLHLKGFVIDDCVIYSGASLNNVYLHKFDKYRYDRYHLLQNSALADSMQHLVQHGLIASKAVHRLDLPNLPTTRSLRNDIGDLRSRLKHAAYDTTTGTTEKGGLSVSPLLGVGKNNPLSRVICELIASAHHQLTICTPYFNLPLPVTREINRALARGVKIDIIVGDKTANDFYIPPNEPFKVISALPYLYEISLRRFAKRHHRSVDSGQLNLHLWHDGDNTYHLKGMWIDQRYTLLTGNNLNPRAFRLDLENALLIDDPKGELLEPRRKELAEIFENTRRIERYQELETLLEYPAAVAKFLKRVSRVRIERLLYRIL; encoded by the coding sequence ATGCCGTCGCTTTTCAAACGCTCTCTGCTGCCCAAACTGCGCAGTTTTCCGCTGACCGCCGATGCCGTCACCATCCTTTCTGGCGCTGCCGAGTTTCGTCGTTGCCTGCTGGAAAAGATCGCCAGCGCCACCCAGCGCATTTATATCGTCGCGCTCTATTTGCAACAGGATGAAGCCGGCCAGGAAATTCTCGATGCCTTGCACGCGGCCAAACTGGCGCGTCCGGAACTGGACGTGGTGGTGGTCGTTGACTGGCTGCGCGCCCAGCGCGGTTTGATCGGCGCCGGCAAGCAGCCAGGCAACTCGGCCTGGTATCAGGAAACCACCCGTACTCATGCCAGTGAAGTGCCGGTGTATGGCGTCCCCGTGCAGACCCGAGAGCTGTTCGGCGTGCTGCATTTGAAAGGCTTCGTGATCGATGATTGTGTGATCTACAGCGGCGCAAGTCTGAACAACGTCTATCTGCACAAGTTCGACAAATACCGCTACGACCGTTATCACCTGCTACAGAACAGCGCCCTGGCCGATTCGATGCAGCACCTGGTCCAGCACGGTCTGATCGCCTCCAAAGCGGTGCATCGTCTCGATTTACCGAACCTGCCGACCACCCGCAGCCTGCGCAACGACATCGGCGATCTGCGCAGCCGCCTCAAGCACGCGGCGTACGACACCACGACAGGCACCACGGAAAAGGGCGGTTTGTCGGTCAGCCCATTGCTCGGTGTCGGCAAGAACAACCCGTTGAGCCGAGTGATTTGCGAGTTGATCGCCAGTGCTCATCATCAACTGACCATCTGCACGCCGTACTTCAACCTGCCGCTGCCCGTGACCCGGGAAATCAACCGGGCACTGGCGCGGGGCGTGAAGATCGACATCATCGTCGGCGACAAGACGGCCAACGACTTCTACATCCCGCCGAACGAACCGTTCAAGGTGATTTCGGCGCTGCCGTACCTTTACGAAATCAGCCTGCGGCGTTTCGCCAAGCGTCATCATCGCAGTGTCGACAGCGGCCAGCTGAACCTGCATCTGTGGCATGACGGCGACAACACCTACCACCTCAAGGGCATGTGGATCGATCAGCGCTACACCTTGCTGACCGGCAACAACCTCAACCCGCGCGCGTTCCGACTCGACCTGGAAAACGCCTTGCTGATCGATGATCCGAAAGGCGAGTTGTTGGAGCCGCGTCGCAAAGAGCTGGCGGAGATTTTCGAGAACACCCGCCGGATCGAGCGTTATCAGGAACTGGAAACGCTGCTGGAATACCCGGCGGCGGTGGCCAAGTTTCTCAAACGCGTGAGTCGGGTGCGGATCGAGCGGTTGCTCTATCGCATTCTGTAA
- a CDS encoding nuclear transport factor 2 family protein: MSNAEVRPPLPPFTRESAIEKVRLAEDGWNSRDPERVSLAYNLDTKWRNRAEFAYNREEAKGFLTRKWAKELDYRLIKELWAFTGNRIAVRYAYEWHDDSGNWFRSYGNENWEFDENGLMANRFACINDMPIKESDRKFHWPLGRRPDDHPGLSDLGL; encoded by the coding sequence ATGTCTAATGCCGAAGTTCGTCCGCCATTGCCGCCATTCACCCGTGAATCGGCCATCGAGAAAGTACGCCTGGCCGAAGACGGCTGGAACTCCCGTGACCCGGAACGGGTGTCGCTGGCCTACAACCTGGACACCAAATGGCGTAACCGCGCCGAGTTCGCCTACAACCGCGAAGAAGCCAAAGGTTTCCTGACGCGCAAATGGGCCAAGGAACTGGATTACCGCCTGATCAAAGAACTTTGGGCCTTTACCGGCAACCGCATCGCCGTGCGTTATGCCTACGAATGGCACGACGACTCGGGCAACTGGTTCCGCTCGTACGGCAACGAAAACTGGGAGTTCGACGAGAACGGTTTGATGGCCAATCGGTTTGCCTGCATCAACGACATGCCGATCAAGGAAAGTGACCGCAAGTTCCACTGGCCGCTGGGTCGTCGCCCTGACGACCATCCAGGTCTGTCCGACCTCGGCCTGTGA
- a CDS encoding DUF3829 domain-containing protein, protein MNKRVKAIAITAVLTVTFLGMLREHQSTLLTPIQRWIHEPDLAEREKASALRPLIACLNSVDSRWRHAYTTYLNRDRKADPTLKARFPEDFDPMVSLRERLNYRRANDVYICRLDPVRKENLQRSAPELIPLQNRFEASLTAANQAAEKFDFFSPTPLYSVSPADKAERDNLFIPLVNDYLNASDHLRRALDTQDQGLRQVQLEQLKTRDQLKYAHILTYMLEARTLMLKLDSRVREQTFTSSDLSDATLKLQQAWDDGTRYLQANPATSNADYPENIWNYVRSPGKNYLDAVNRLRDDWAANASPQQLSDDFERIGRRYDQLIEVYNDRVNPLF, encoded by the coding sequence ATGAACAAACGCGTTAAGGCAATCGCAATTACCGCCGTGCTGACAGTCACCTTTCTCGGTATGTTGAGAGAGCATCAAAGCACCCTCCTGACCCCAATTCAGCGCTGGATCCATGAACCCGACCTCGCCGAACGGGAAAAGGCTAGCGCCCTGCGTCCGTTGATTGCCTGCCTGAACTCAGTCGACAGCCGCTGGCGTCACGCCTACACCACCTACCTGAACCGGGACCGCAAAGCCGATCCAACCTTGAAAGCGCGTTTTCCCGAAGACTTCGACCCGATGGTCAGCCTCCGCGAGCGGCTCAACTACCGGAGAGCCAACGATGTTTACATTTGCCGGTTGGACCCAGTGCGAAAAGAGAATCTTCAGAGGTCGGCACCTGAGTTGATACCGTTGCAAAATCGCTTTGAAGCGTCGCTGACGGCGGCCAACCAAGCGGCCGAGAAATTCGATTTTTTCAGCCCCACGCCGCTCTATTCGGTCAGCCCTGCAGATAAGGCCGAGCGCGACAACCTGTTTATCCCGCTAGTCAACGACTACCTCAACGCCTCTGACCACCTGCGCCGTGCGCTTGATACCCAGGATCAAGGTTTGCGACAGGTCCAGCTCGAACAACTAAAGACTCGGGATCAACTCAAGTACGCGCACATCCTCACCTACATGCTCGAAGCGCGAACCCTCATGCTCAAGCTCGACAGCCGTGTTCGCGAACAGACCTTTACCTCCAGTGACCTGAGCGACGCGACACTCAAGCTTCAACAGGCCTGGGACGACGGCACCCGTTACTTGCAAGCCAACCCGGCAACCAGCAACGCCGATTACCCGGAAAACATCTGGAACTATGTGCGTTCACCCGGCAAGAACTATCTGGATGCCGTTAACAGGCTGCGCGACGACTGGGCGGCCAACGCCTCGCCACAACAGCTGAGTGATGACTTCGAGCGGATCGGCCGCCGCTATGATCAGTTGATCGAGGTGTACAACGATCGGGTGAATCCGCTGTTTTGA